One stretch of Kogia breviceps isolate mKogBre1 chromosome 18, mKogBre1 haplotype 1, whole genome shotgun sequence DNA includes these proteins:
- the ZNF792 gene encoding zinc finger protein 792 isoform X2 — protein sequence MAAAALMDPAKEEWGLLDEAQRLLYCDVMLENFALIASLGLTSFRSHVVAQLEMGAEPWVPDRVDMTSAMARGAYRGPGSDFCRGTEGEESPAELSVSVEVSQDMNPKVVPSTQKGYPCDLCGLHLKDIVHPDEHQATHPRQKPHVCEAYRREFKFNANLHQPQMQQNVDKPTARNEGSALLVKSCRDDTSKKLFTLREGGKVFVSRCGFLQHQVTPRVVEPHHISEGMVDFPTTQCRKKCSEFQNTLSDKSSLVQQRTHTGERPYECSKCGIFFSYAAGLFQHQRDHNRGKPYECGECGTFFSQQSSLIKHQRVHTGESPHVCSECGKFFSRSSNLIQHKRVHTGEKPYECSECGKFFSQRSNLIHHKRVHTGKSAHECSECGKSFNCNSSLIKHWRVHTGEKPYKCSECGKFFSHFDGLVQHQIVHTGERPYGCSVCGKAFSRSSDLMKHQRVHTGERPYECSECGKLFSQSSSLNSHRRLHTGERPYQCPECGKFFSQRSSFNNHRRLHTGERPYECLECGKTFRQSSNLRQHQKVHKPDKPYNCNECEKAFSQRSTLIRHQKIHTRERSSENVHPPSLARQHPLEINSESGLYEGAVSQKLNLVHPNIYAGEIPSGC from the exons GAGGAGTGGGGACTCCTTGATGAGGCTCAGAGACTCCTGTACTGCgatgtgatgctggagaactTTGCACTGATAGCCTCACTGG GACTTACATCTTTCAGGTCTCATGTAGTTGCCCAGCTGGAGATGGGGGCAGAGCCCTGGGTGCCTGACCGAGTGGACATGACGTCAGCCATGGCAAGAGGGGCATATAGAGGGCCTGGCTCAG ATTTTTGCCGTGGAACAGAGGGTGAGGAGTCACCTGCTGAGCTTAGTGTTTCTGTAGAAGTGTCACAGGACATGAATCCCAAGGTGGTTCCATCCACCCAGAAAGGCTACCCCTGTGACCTGTGTGGCCTACACCTGAAAGACATTGTGCACCCGGATGAACACCAGGCAACACATCCCAGGCAGAAACCACATGTGTGTGAGGCGTACAGGAGAGAGTTCAAGTTCAATGCCAACCTTCACCAACCACAGATGCAGCAGAATGTGGACAAGCCTACTGCAAGGAACGAAGGCAGTGCCTTGCTTGTGAAGAGCTGCAGAGATGACACATCAAAGAAACTTTTCACactgagggagggtgggaaggtcTTTGTGTCCAGGTGTGGTTTTCTCCAGCACCAGGTCACTCCCCGTGTAGTGGAGCCACACCACATCTCCGAAGGCATGGTGGATTTTCCCACTACGCAATGCCGTAAGAAGTGCAGTGAATTTCAGAACACTCTCAGTGACAAATCCTCACTTGTTCAGCAGAGAACccacactggagaaaggccttatgaatGCAGCAAATGTGGGATATTCTTCAGCTATGCCGCTGGCCTCTTTCAACACCAGAGAGATCACAATCGAGGGAAGCCTTATGAGTGTGGTGAATGTGGGACATTCTTTAGCCAGCAGTCCAGTCTCATCAAACATCAGAGAGTTCACACTGGTGAAAGCCCTCATGTGTGCAGCGAATGCGGGAAATTCTTTAGCCGAAGCTCCAATCTTATTCAACATAAGAGGGTGCACACTGGAGAAaagccttatgagtgcagtgaatgtgggaaattcttTAGCCAACGTTCCAACCTCATTCATCATAAGAGGGTTCATACAGGTAAAAGTGCTCATGAGTGCAGCGAGTGTGGGAAATCTTTCAACTGCAACTCCAGCCTAATTAAACATTGgagagttcacactggagaaaaaccttataaatgcagtgaatgtgggaaattcttTAGCCACTTTGATGGACTTGTTCAACATCAGATAGTTCACACTGGTGAACGACCCTATGGGTGCAGCGtttgtgggaaagccttcagccGAAGCTCCGACCTCATGAAACATCAGCGAGTTCACACTGGTGAAcggccttatgagtgcagtgaatgtgggaaactGTTTAGCCAAAGCTCCAGCCTCAATAGCCATCGGAGACTTCACACTGGTGAACGGCCTTATCAGTGCCCTGAATGCGGGAAATTCTTTAGCCAACGCTCCAGTTTCAATAACCATCGGAGACTTCACACTGGTGAGAGGCCTTATGAGTGCCTtgaatgtgggaaaaccttcagACAAAGTTCTAATCTGAGGCAGCACCAGAAAGTTCACAAACCAGATAAGCCATATAACTGCAATGAATGTGAAAAAGCCTTCAGCCAAAGGTCTACCCTCATCCGGCATCAGAAAATTCACACTAGAGAAAGGAGTTCAGAGAATGTGCACCCTCCTTCTTTGGCACGACAGCACCCACTAGAGATTAACTCTGAGAGTGGTCTTTATGAGGGAGCTGTCAGCCAGAAGTTGAACCTTGTTCATCCAAATATCTATGCTGGAGAGATTCCCAGTGGATGCTAG
- the ZNF792 gene encoding zinc finger protein 792 isoform X1 has product MAAAALMDPAKDCVTFEDVTIYFSQEEWGLLDEAQRLLYCDVMLENFALIASLGLTSFRSHVVAQLEMGAEPWVPDRVDMTSAMARGAYRGPGSDFCRGTEGEESPAELSVSVEVSQDMNPKVVPSTQKGYPCDLCGLHLKDIVHPDEHQATHPRQKPHVCEAYRREFKFNANLHQPQMQQNVDKPTARNEGSALLVKSCRDDTSKKLFTLREGGKVFVSRCGFLQHQVTPRVVEPHHISEGMVDFPTTQCRKKCSEFQNTLSDKSSLVQQRTHTGERPYECSKCGIFFSYAAGLFQHQRDHNRGKPYECGECGTFFSQQSSLIKHQRVHTGESPHVCSECGKFFSRSSNLIQHKRVHTGEKPYECSECGKFFSQRSNLIHHKRVHTGKSAHECSECGKSFNCNSSLIKHWRVHTGEKPYKCSECGKFFSHFDGLVQHQIVHTGERPYGCSVCGKAFSRSSDLMKHQRVHTGERPYECSECGKLFSQSSSLNSHRRLHTGERPYQCPECGKFFSQRSSFNNHRRLHTGERPYECLECGKTFRQSSNLRQHQKVHKPDKPYNCNECEKAFSQRSTLIRHQKIHTRERSSENVHPPSLARQHPLEINSESGLYEGAVSQKLNLVHPNIYAGEIPSGC; this is encoded by the exons GACTGTGTGACCTTTGAGGACGTGACCATTTACTTCTCCCAGGAGGAGTGGGGACTCCTTGATGAGGCTCAGAGACTCCTGTACTGCgatgtgatgctggagaactTTGCACTGATAGCCTCACTGG GACTTACATCTTTCAGGTCTCATGTAGTTGCCCAGCTGGAGATGGGGGCAGAGCCCTGGGTGCCTGACCGAGTGGACATGACGTCAGCCATGGCAAGAGGGGCATATAGAGGGCCTGGCTCAG ATTTTTGCCGTGGAACAGAGGGTGAGGAGTCACCTGCTGAGCTTAGTGTTTCTGTAGAAGTGTCACAGGACATGAATCCCAAGGTGGTTCCATCCACCCAGAAAGGCTACCCCTGTGACCTGTGTGGCCTACACCTGAAAGACATTGTGCACCCGGATGAACACCAGGCAACACATCCCAGGCAGAAACCACATGTGTGTGAGGCGTACAGGAGAGAGTTCAAGTTCAATGCCAACCTTCACCAACCACAGATGCAGCAGAATGTGGACAAGCCTACTGCAAGGAACGAAGGCAGTGCCTTGCTTGTGAAGAGCTGCAGAGATGACACATCAAAGAAACTTTTCACactgagggagggtgggaaggtcTTTGTGTCCAGGTGTGGTTTTCTCCAGCACCAGGTCACTCCCCGTGTAGTGGAGCCACACCACATCTCCGAAGGCATGGTGGATTTTCCCACTACGCAATGCCGTAAGAAGTGCAGTGAATTTCAGAACACTCTCAGTGACAAATCCTCACTTGTTCAGCAGAGAACccacactggagaaaggccttatgaatGCAGCAAATGTGGGATATTCTTCAGCTATGCCGCTGGCCTCTTTCAACACCAGAGAGATCACAATCGAGGGAAGCCTTATGAGTGTGGTGAATGTGGGACATTCTTTAGCCAGCAGTCCAGTCTCATCAAACATCAGAGAGTTCACACTGGTGAAAGCCCTCATGTGTGCAGCGAATGCGGGAAATTCTTTAGCCGAAGCTCCAATCTTATTCAACATAAGAGGGTGCACACTGGAGAAaagccttatgagtgcagtgaatgtgggaaattcttTAGCCAACGTTCCAACCTCATTCATCATAAGAGGGTTCATACAGGTAAAAGTGCTCATGAGTGCAGCGAGTGTGGGAAATCTTTCAACTGCAACTCCAGCCTAATTAAACATTGgagagttcacactggagaaaaaccttataaatgcagtgaatgtgggaaattcttTAGCCACTTTGATGGACTTGTTCAACATCAGATAGTTCACACTGGTGAACGACCCTATGGGTGCAGCGtttgtgggaaagccttcagccGAAGCTCCGACCTCATGAAACATCAGCGAGTTCACACTGGTGAAcggccttatgagtgcagtgaatgtgggaaactGTTTAGCCAAAGCTCCAGCCTCAATAGCCATCGGAGACTTCACACTGGTGAACGGCCTTATCAGTGCCCTGAATGCGGGAAATTCTTTAGCCAACGCTCCAGTTTCAATAACCATCGGAGACTTCACACTGGTGAGAGGCCTTATGAGTGCCTtgaatgtgggaaaaccttcagACAAAGTTCTAATCTGAGGCAGCACCAGAAAGTTCACAAACCAGATAAGCCATATAACTGCAATGAATGTGAAAAAGCCTTCAGCCAAAGGTCTACCCTCATCCGGCATCAGAAAATTCACACTAGAGAAAGGAGTTCAGAGAATGTGCACCCTCCTTCTTTGGCACGACAGCACCCACTAGAGATTAACTCTGAGAGTGGTCTTTATGAGGGAGCTGTCAGCCAGAAGTTGAACCTTGTTCATCCAAATATCTATGCTGGAGAGATTCCCAGTGGATGCTAG
- the ZNF792 gene encoding zinc finger protein 792 isoform X3: MGAEPWVPDRVDMTSAMARGAYRGPGSDFCRGTEGEESPAELSVSVEVSQDMNPKVVPSTQKGYPCDLCGLHLKDIVHPDEHQATHPRQKPHVCEAYRREFKFNANLHQPQMQQNVDKPTARNEGSALLVKSCRDDTSKKLFTLREGGKVFVSRCGFLQHQVTPRVVEPHHISEGMVDFPTTQCRKKCSEFQNTLSDKSSLVQQRTHTGERPYECSKCGIFFSYAAGLFQHQRDHNRGKPYECGECGTFFSQQSSLIKHQRVHTGESPHVCSECGKFFSRSSNLIQHKRVHTGEKPYECSECGKFFSQRSNLIHHKRVHTGKSAHECSECGKSFNCNSSLIKHWRVHTGEKPYKCSECGKFFSHFDGLVQHQIVHTGERPYGCSVCGKAFSRSSDLMKHQRVHTGERPYECSECGKLFSQSSSLNSHRRLHTGERPYQCPECGKFFSQRSSFNNHRRLHTGERPYECLECGKTFRQSSNLRQHQKVHKPDKPYNCNECEKAFSQRSTLIRHQKIHTRERSSENVHPPSLARQHPLEINSESGLYEGAVSQKLNLVHPNIYAGEIPSGC, from the exons ATGGGGGCAGAGCCCTGGGTGCCTGACCGAGTGGACATGACGTCAGCCATGGCAAGAGGGGCATATAGAGGGCCTGGCTCAG ATTTTTGCCGTGGAACAGAGGGTGAGGAGTCACCTGCTGAGCTTAGTGTTTCTGTAGAAGTGTCACAGGACATGAATCCCAAGGTGGTTCCATCCACCCAGAAAGGCTACCCCTGTGACCTGTGTGGCCTACACCTGAAAGACATTGTGCACCCGGATGAACACCAGGCAACACATCCCAGGCAGAAACCACATGTGTGTGAGGCGTACAGGAGAGAGTTCAAGTTCAATGCCAACCTTCACCAACCACAGATGCAGCAGAATGTGGACAAGCCTACTGCAAGGAACGAAGGCAGTGCCTTGCTTGTGAAGAGCTGCAGAGATGACACATCAAAGAAACTTTTCACactgagggagggtgggaaggtcTTTGTGTCCAGGTGTGGTTTTCTCCAGCACCAGGTCACTCCCCGTGTAGTGGAGCCACACCACATCTCCGAAGGCATGGTGGATTTTCCCACTACGCAATGCCGTAAGAAGTGCAGTGAATTTCAGAACACTCTCAGTGACAAATCCTCACTTGTTCAGCAGAGAACccacactggagaaaggccttatgaatGCAGCAAATGTGGGATATTCTTCAGCTATGCCGCTGGCCTCTTTCAACACCAGAGAGATCACAATCGAGGGAAGCCTTATGAGTGTGGTGAATGTGGGACATTCTTTAGCCAGCAGTCCAGTCTCATCAAACATCAGAGAGTTCACACTGGTGAAAGCCCTCATGTGTGCAGCGAATGCGGGAAATTCTTTAGCCGAAGCTCCAATCTTATTCAACATAAGAGGGTGCACACTGGAGAAaagccttatgagtgcagtgaatgtgggaaattcttTAGCCAACGTTCCAACCTCATTCATCATAAGAGGGTTCATACAGGTAAAAGTGCTCATGAGTGCAGCGAGTGTGGGAAATCTTTCAACTGCAACTCCAGCCTAATTAAACATTGgagagttcacactggagaaaaaccttataaatgcagtgaatgtgggaaattcttTAGCCACTTTGATGGACTTGTTCAACATCAGATAGTTCACACTGGTGAACGACCCTATGGGTGCAGCGtttgtgggaaagccttcagccGAAGCTCCGACCTCATGAAACATCAGCGAGTTCACACTGGTGAAcggccttatgagtgcagtgaatgtgggaaactGTTTAGCCAAAGCTCCAGCCTCAATAGCCATCGGAGACTTCACACTGGTGAACGGCCTTATCAGTGCCCTGAATGCGGGAAATTCTTTAGCCAACGCTCCAGTTTCAATAACCATCGGAGACTTCACACTGGTGAGAGGCCTTATGAGTGCCTtgaatgtgggaaaaccttcagACAAAGTTCTAATCTGAGGCAGCACCAGAAAGTTCACAAACCAGATAAGCCATATAACTGCAATGAATGTGAAAAAGCCTTCAGCCAAAGGTCTACCCTCATCCGGCATCAGAAAATTCACACTAGAGAAAGGAGTTCAGAGAATGTGCACCCTCCTTCTTTGGCACGACAGCACCCACTAGAGATTAACTCTGAGAGTGGTCTTTATGAGGGAGCTGTCAGCCAGAAGTTGAACCTTGTTCATCCAAATATCTATGCTGGAGAGATTCCCAGTGGATGCTAG
- the LOC131745361 gene encoding zinc finger protein 211-like, with protein MATQVLKDPTQGSITFEDVTVYFSWEEWALLDEAQKLLYCDVMLENFALMASVGYWHGVEDEEAPSEQSVSVEGMSQVSMTFRYLAMTFTWEEWGQLDLAQKTLYQEVMLETCSLLVLLEYPIPKPELIHLLENEQNLCMLKRGLS; from the exons ATGGCCACACAAGTGCTTAAGGACCCTACACAG GGCAGTATAACCTTTGAGGACGTGACAGTTTACTTCTCCTGGGAGGAATGGGCTCTCCTTGATGAGGCTCAGAAACTCCTATACTGCgatgtgatgctggagaactTTGCACTTATGGCCTCTGTAG GTTATTGGCATGGAGTGGAAGATGAGGAGGCACCTTCTGAGCAGAGTGTTTCTGTAGAAGGAATGTCACAG GTGTCGATGACCTTCAGGTACTTGGCCATGACCTTCACTTGGGAGGAGTGGGGGCAATTGGATCTGGCACAGAAGACCCTGTATCAGGAGGTAATGTTGGAGACCTGCAGTCTTCTGGTCTTACTGG AGTATCCTATTCCAAAACCAGAACTGATCCACCTGCTGGAGAATGAGCAAAATCTATGCATGCTGAAGAGAGGCCTCTCCTAA